A genomic window from Rhizobium sp. EC-SD404 includes:
- a CDS encoding ABC transporter permease subunit, which produces MGAAARRWLLIAIPYLWLLIFFLIPFFIVFKISFSQTNIAIPPYLPVFGWTDGFDGWLEKLRQLSLDNYLWLTEDPLYFNAYLSSLKIAFVSTVLALAIGYPLAYGMARAPAHWRPLLVMLVILPFWTSFLIRVYAWIGILRREGLLNQFLQWLGVIDQPLAIINTDIAVYIGIVYSYLPFMVLPLYAALERMDESLIEAAQDLGCTRLAAFWKVTFPLSLPGVVAGCMLVFIPAVGEFVIPDLLGGSDTLMIGRTLWVEFFSNRDWPVASAVATLLLLILVVPIVIFQYYQARTREADTR; this is translated from the coding sequence ATGGGCGCTGCGGCACGCAGATGGCTTCTGATCGCCATTCCCTATCTCTGGCTTCTGATCTTCTTCCTCATTCCGTTCTTTATCGTCTTCAAGATCTCGTTTTCGCAGACCAACATCGCGATCCCGCCTTACCTGCCGGTTTTCGGCTGGACGGATGGCTTCGACGGGTGGTTGGAAAAGCTGCGGCAGTTGTCCTTGGACAATTATCTCTGGCTGACCGAGGATCCGCTTTACTTTAACGCATATCTGTCGAGCCTCAAGATCGCCTTCGTCTCCACGGTGCTCGCGCTCGCGATCGGCTATCCGCTGGCCTATGGCATGGCGCGCGCGCCGGCGCATTGGCGGCCGCTTCTGGTGATGCTTGTCATCCTGCCGTTCTGGACGAGCTTTCTCATCCGTGTCTATGCCTGGATCGGCATCCTCCGGCGTGAAGGCCTGCTCAATCAGTTCCTGCAATGGCTCGGCGTCATCGACCAGCCCCTCGCCATCATCAACACCGACATCGCCGTCTATATCGGCATCGTCTATTCCTATCTGCCGTTCATGGTGCTGCCGCTTTATGCGGCGCTGGAGCGGATGGACGAGAGCCTGATCGAGGCGGCGCAGGATCTCGGCTGCACCCGGCTCGCCGCCTTCTGGAAGGTGACGTTCCCGCTGTCGCTTCCCGGTGTCGTCGCCGGCTGCATGCTCGTCTTCATCCCGGCCGTCGGTGAATTCGTGATCCCCGATCTCCTCGGTGGATCGGACACGCTGATGATCGGACGCACGCTCTGGGTGGAGTTCTTCTCCAACCGGGACTGGCCGGTCGCTTCTGCGGTTGCAACGCTGCTTCTGCTGATCCTGGTCGTGCCGATCGTCATCTTTCAGTATTACCAGGCGCGGACGCGCGAGGCCGATACGCGATGA
- a CDS encoding ABC transporter ATP-binding protein: protein MRSLGNIRRSFAPWSDPNAKAMISIRNVTKRFGDFTAVDDLSLDIYEREFFALLGASGCGKSTLLRMLAGFETPNEGAILLDGVDLTGVPPYRRPLNMMFQSYALFPHMSVADNVGFGLKQEKMAKPAIAERVAQMLKLVKMSEFAGRKPHQLSGGQRQRVALARALAKQPKVLLLDEPLGALDKKLREETQFELTDLQYDLGLTFVVVTHDQEEAMTMADRIAVMDAGQIRQVATPAEVYEAPNSRFVADFIGSINLFDGEVTRSDAALTELQSPEGFVIRSVDGQSRGVGETLTIGLRPEKISVTHTKPASGVNAVEGEVWDLAYLGDMSIFHVKLDSGKIVKASVVNASRSGSEVFTYHDRVWLSFAEDAGVVLER from the coding sequence ATGAGATCCCTTGGCAATATTCGGCGTTCTTTTGCGCCGTGGTCCGACCCAAACGCCAAGGCGATGATATCTATCCGAAACGTGACCAAGCGTTTCGGTGACTTCACGGCGGTCGACGACCTTTCCCTCGACATCTACGAACGCGAGTTCTTTGCGCTTCTCGGCGCCTCGGGCTGCGGCAAGTCTACGCTCTTGCGCATGCTTGCGGGTTTCGAGACGCCGAACGAAGGCGCGATCCTTCTCGACGGGGTCGACCTGACGGGCGTGCCGCCCTATCGCCGCCCGCTCAATATGATGTTCCAGTCCTACGCGCTCTTTCCGCACATGAGCGTCGCCGACAATGTCGGGTTCGGCCTGAAGCAGGAGAAGATGGCGAAACCCGCCATCGCCGAGCGTGTCGCCCAGATGCTGAAGCTCGTGAAGATGTCGGAATTTGCCGGTCGCAAGCCGCATCAATTGTCCGGCGGTCAGAGGCAGCGCGTCGCGCTTGCCCGGGCGCTCGCCAAGCAGCCGAAGGTGCTTCTGCTCGACGAGCCGCTCGGCGCGCTCGACAAGAAGTTGCGCGAGGAAACGCAGTTCGAACTGACCGATCTGCAATACGATCTCGGTCTCACCTTCGTGGTCGTCACGCACGATCAGGAAGAAGCGATGACCATGGCGGATCGCATTGCCGTCATGGACGCCGGGCAAATTCGCCAGGTGGCAACGCCGGCGGAGGTTTACGAAGCGCCAAATTCACGGTTCGTCGCCGACTTCATCGGTAGCATCAATCTGTTCGACGGTGAGGTCACCCGCTCCGACGCGGCGCTGACCGAATTGCAGTCGCCGGAGGGGTTCGTCATTCGGTCGGTGGACGGCCAATCGCGCGGTGTGGGCGAGACGCTCACGATCGGACTGCGTCCCGAAAAGATCTCAGTCACCCACACGAAGCCGGCGTCTGGCGTCAATGCGGTGGAAGGGGAGGTGTGGGACCTCGCCTATCTCGGCGACATGTCGATTTTCCACGTCAAGCTCGACAGCGGCAAGATCGTCAAGGCCAGCGTCGTCAACGCGTCGCGCAGCGGCTCGGAGGTCTTCACCTATCACGACCGCGTCTGGCTGTCCTTCGCCGAGGATGCCGGCGTCGTTCTGGAGCGCTGA
- a CDS encoding polyamine ABC transporter substrate-binding protein — translation MKNSRVLSTVAILLAGTVAAGAQDRVVNVYNWSDYIDDEILAEFTAETGIQVVYDVYDSNEMLETRLLAGGSGYDVVVPTASFLSRQIAAGVYQELDQSKLTNIGNMWDLVTERTAVFDPDNAYSVNYMWGTNGIGYNVGKVQEILGEDSIDSWSVVFDPEIAAQFADCGIHMLDSPIEIFPAMLAYLGRDPNSTSAEDIAAAEEALMQIRPFVEKFHSSEYINGLANGDICLAIGYSGDVFQARDRAAEAEAGVEVGYAIPVEGAEMWFDQLAIPADAGNVEEAHEFINYLMQPGVIAKASNYVYYANGNEASQEFLVEDVIGDPAIYPPAEAQEKLFTKPPYDAQANRLITRAWTRVKSGQ, via the coding sequence ATGAAGAACAGCCGAGTTTTGAGCACAGTCGCCATCCTGCTGGCAGGAACGGTGGCTGCCGGAGCGCAAGACCGCGTCGTGAATGTCTACAACTGGTCTGACTATATCGACGACGAAATTCTCGCGGAATTCACCGCCGAAACCGGTATTCAGGTCGTCTACGACGTCTATGATTCCAACGAGATGCTCGAAACCCGCCTCCTGGCCGGCGGCTCGGGTTACGATGTGGTCGTGCCGACGGCATCGTTCCTGTCGCGCCAGATCGCTGCCGGCGTGTACCAGGAACTCGACCAGTCGAAGCTCACCAACATCGGCAATATGTGGGATCTGGTGACCGAGCGCACCGCCGTCTTCGATCCGGACAATGCCTATTCGGTCAATTACATGTGGGGCACCAACGGCATCGGCTACAATGTCGGCAAGGTGCAGGAAATCCTCGGTGAGGACAGCATCGACAGCTGGTCCGTCGTGTTCGATCCGGAGATCGCCGCTCAGTTCGCCGATTGCGGCATCCACATGCTGGATTCGCCGATCGAAATTTTCCCGGCAATGCTCGCCTATCTCGGCCGCGATCCGAATTCGACGTCTGCGGAAGATATCGCGGCGGCCGAAGAAGCCCTGATGCAGATCCGGCCCTTCGTGGAGAAATTCCACTCGTCCGAGTATATCAACGGACTCGCCAACGGCGATATCTGCCTTGCAATCGGTTATTCGGGCGACGTTTTCCAGGCACGCGATCGTGCCGCCGAAGCGGAGGCCGGCGTCGAGGTCGGCTACGCGATCCCGGTCGAAGGCGCGGAGATGTGGTTCGACCAGCTCGCCATCCCCGCCGATGCGGGCAATGTCGAGGAGGCCCACGAATTCATCAATTACCTGATGCAGCCTGGAGTTATCGCCAAGGCGTCGAACTACGTCTACTACGCGAACGGTAACGAGGCGTCGCAGGAGTTTTTGGTGGAAGACGTGATCGGCGATCCCGCCATCTATCCGCCTGCCGAAGCGCAGGAAAAGCTCTTCACCAAGCCGCCTTATGACGCGCAGGCCAACCGCCTGATCACGCGCGCCTGGACGCGGGTCAAAAGCGGCCAATAA
- a CDS encoding helix-turn-helix transcriptional regulator, translated as MADQKIFAGPRVRRLRNGMDMTQTAMAEALGISASYLNLIERNQRPLTVQLLLKLSSTFKIDLDALQGETPASVTALKEVFSDPLLAGELPGDQELIEISEAAPNAAAGMVKLYRAYREQAERLSDLSSLLAREGHETVAAGAKLPIDVVRETFERRSNYFAAIDKAAEAFHDRLAPGEDLSGAIRGWLSREHGIVVRALPVHAMPNLRRRYDRHSMRLFLSERLSPFDQLREIAMEACQLALRDEIGAALDTLGLEGDEARRLARFELARYAAHALMMPYGTFLAAAQRTRYDIDVLRSRFRVSYEHVANRLTALQRPGQEGVPFFLLEIDNAGHKFRRSGAKGYPHARFGGDCPKLNIHAAFSQPGQILVDAVELTDGAEFLVVSRTLEGPQAAFNERVRRTALLLGCDIGFRDDIIYGGAIDLRRAAGSSVARETTKVGAACRLCERQGCLARAEPPVTRPLGLDEMVTGLSAFDFQ; from the coding sequence ATGGCCGATCAGAAGATTTTCGCCGGACCGCGCGTGCGCCGGTTGCGCAACGGCATGGACATGACCCAGACGGCGATGGCCGAGGCGCTCGGCATATCGGCTTCCTATCTCAACCTGATCGAGCGCAATCAGCGACCGCTGACCGTGCAATTGCTGCTGAAGCTTTCCAGCACGTTCAAGATCGATCTGGACGCGCTTCAGGGCGAAACGCCTGCCTCGGTGACCGCGCTCAAGGAGGTGTTTTCCGATCCGCTTCTGGCCGGTGAGTTGCCCGGCGACCAGGAACTGATCGAGATTTCCGAGGCCGCGCCGAATGCGGCGGCGGGCATGGTGAAGCTCTATCGTGCCTATCGGGAGCAGGCGGAGCGCCTGTCCGATCTCTCCAGCCTGCTGGCGCGCGAGGGACATGAAACGGTCGCCGCGGGCGCCAAGCTGCCGATCGATGTCGTTCGCGAAACCTTCGAACGCCGCTCCAACTATTTTGCAGCCATCGACAAGGCCGCGGAGGCTTTCCATGACCGGTTGGCTCCAGGCGAGGATCTGTCAGGCGCCATCCGGGGTTGGCTGAGCCGTGAGCACGGCATCGTCGTGCGGGCTCTGCCGGTTCATGCGATGCCCAATCTGCGGCGCCGCTACGATCGGCATTCCATGCGGCTCTTCCTGTCGGAACGTCTGTCGCCGTTCGACCAGTTGCGTGAGATCGCCATGGAAGCGTGCCAGCTCGCGCTGCGCGACGAGATCGGCGCGGCGCTCGATACGCTGGGCCTCGAAGGCGACGAAGCGCGCCGGCTCGCCCGCTTCGAGCTCGCGCGCTATGCGGCGCATGCGCTGATGATGCCCTATGGCACGTTTCTCGCGGCAGCCCAGCGTACGCGTTATGACATCGATGTTCTCAGGTCGCGGTTTCGCGTGTCCTACGAGCACGTCGCCAACCGGCTCACGGCGCTGCAGCGACCGGGGCAGGAGGGCGTGCCGTTCTTCCTGCTGGAAATCGACAATGCCGGACACAAGTTCCGGCGCTCAGGCGCCAAGGGTTATCCGCACGCGCGCTTCGGCGGCGATTGCCCGAAGCTCAATATCCACGCAGCCTTCTCGCAGCCGGGCCAGATCCTCGTTGATGCCGTCGAACTCACCGATGGCGCCGAATTTCTCGTCGTTTCCCGCACGCTCGAAGGGCCGCAAGCGGCCTTCAACGAGCGGGTGCGGCGCACCGCGCTGCTGCTTGGCTGCGATATCGGATTTCGCGATGACATCATCTATGGCGGCGCCATCGACCTCAGACGTGCGGCGGGATCTTCGGTGGCACGAGAGACCACGAAGGTCGGGGCGGCGTGCAGGCTCTGCGAGCGTCAGGGTTGCCTTGCGCGCGCCGAGCCGCCCGTAACGCGCCCGCTCGGGCTCGACGAAATGGTCACCGGCTTGAGTGCTTTCGATTTTCAATGA
- the aceA gene encoding isocitrate lyase: MTDFYNLVPSAPEGRFDGIERPYSAEDVKRLRGSVQIRYTLAENGANRLWDLIRSDDFVNALGALSGNQAMQMVRAGLKAIYLSGWQVAADANTASAMYPDQSLYPANAGPELAKRINKTLQRADQIETSEGNGLSVDTWFAPIVADAEAGFGGPLNAFEIMKAYIEAGAAGVHFEDQLASEKKCGHLGGKVLIPTAAHIRNLDAARLAADVLGVPSLVIARTDAEAAKLLTSDIDERDQPFVDYDAGRTTEGFYRVKNGLEPCIARAVAYAEHADMIWCETSKPDLDQARRFAEGVHKVHPDKMLAYNCSPSFNWKKHLDDATIAKFQRELGAMGYKFQFITLAGFHQLNFGMFELARGYKDRQMEAYSELQEAEFAAETNGYTATKHQREVGTGYFDAVSMAITGGNSSTTAMGESTEHAQFRPAAE; this comes from the coding sequence ATGACAGATTTTTACAACCTCGTTCCTTCCGCTCCCGAAGGCCGCTTCGATGGCATCGAGCGCCCCTATTCGGCCGAGGACGTGAAGCGTCTGCGTGGCTCGGTGCAGATCCGCTACACGCTCGCCGAAAACGGCGCGAACCGCCTCTGGGATCTCATTCGCTCGGATGACTTCGTCAATGCGCTTGGGGCGCTGTCCGGCAACCAGGCAATGCAGATGGTTCGCGCCGGGCTCAAGGCCATCTACCTCTCCGGCTGGCAGGTTGCGGCAGACGCAAACACGGCATCGGCCATGTATCCCGACCAGTCGCTCTACCCGGCCAATGCAGGCCCAGAGCTCGCCAAGCGGATCAACAAGACGCTGCAGCGCGCCGACCAGATCGAGACATCGGAAGGCAATGGCCTGTCGGTCGACACCTGGTTCGCCCCGATCGTCGCAGACGCCGAGGCAGGCTTCGGCGGCCCGCTCAACGCCTTCGAGATCATGAAGGCCTATATCGAGGCAGGCGCCGCAGGCGTTCACTTCGAAGACCAGCTCGCATCGGAAAAGAAGTGCGGCCACCTCGGCGGCAAGGTTCTGATCCCGACCGCGGCCCACATCCGCAACCTCGACGCGGCGCGTCTTGCAGCCGATGTGCTTGGTGTCCCCTCGCTCGTCATCGCCCGCACCGATGCGGAAGCCGCAAAGCTCCTGACATCCGACATCGACGAGCGCGACCAGCCCTTCGTTGATTATGACGCAGGCCGCACGACGGAAGGCTTCTACCGGGTCAAGAACGGTCTCGAGCCGTGCATCGCCCGCGCCGTCGCCTATGCCGAACATGCGGACATGATCTGGTGCGAAACTTCCAAGCCCGATCTCGATCAGGCCCGCCGTTTCGCCGAAGGCGTGCACAAGGTGCATCCGGACAAAATGCTCGCCTACAATTGCTCGCCTTCGTTCAACTGGAAGAAGCACCTGGACGACGCGACGATCGCCAAGTTCCAGCGCGAACTGGGTGCGATGGGCTACAAGTTCCAGTTCATCACGCTTGCCGGTTTCCACCAGCTGAACTTCGGCATGTTCGAACTCGCCCGCGGCTACAAGGATCGCCAGATGGAGGCCTATTCGGAGCTTCAGGAAGCCGAGTTCGCCGCGGAGACCAACGGCTACACGGCGACCAAGCACCAGCGCGAAGTGGGTACGGGTTATTTCGACGCCGTATCGATGGCGATCACCGGCGGCAACTCCTCCACGACGGCCATGGGTGAATCCACCGAACACGCCCAGTTCCGCCCGGCGGCCGAATAA
- a CDS encoding DUF4112 domain-containing protein: MSKMPMPSGEKVADHDRTNGPAIAELFDDTPKGRERRELLRRLEQVEKLFDRNFSVLGIRFGWDAVLGLVPVAGDTVAAGAAGWIYWKAQKLGVPGHIKRKMISNIAFDYIFGAIPVLGTVVDVAFKANTRNVRMLKEHLLEEEERDRAAWHAERKGPPAA, from the coding sequence ATGTCGAAGATGCCGATGCCATCGGGTGAAAAGGTCGCCGATCACGACCGCACCAACGGACCAGCGATCGCAGAACTTTTCGATGATACGCCCAAGGGGCGCGAGCGGCGTGAACTGTTGAGGCGGCTCGAGCAGGTCGAGAAGTTGTTCGACCGCAATTTCAGCGTCCTCGGCATTCGGTTCGGCTGGGATGCCGTGCTCGGTCTCGTGCCGGTTGCGGGCGACACCGTTGCCGCCGGCGCTGCGGGCTGGATCTACTGGAAAGCACAGAAGCTTGGTGTGCCGGGGCACATCAAGCGCAAGATGATCAGCAACATCGCTTTCGACTACATCTTCGGCGCCATTCCGGTTCTCGGCACTGTCGTCGACGTCGCGTTCAAGGCCAATACCCGCAATGTCCGCATGCTGAAGGAGCATCTTCTGGAGGAAGAGGAGCGGGACCGCGCCGCATGGCATGCGGAACGCAAAGGCCCGCCGGCCGCTTGA
- a CDS encoding DUF1206 domain-containing protein, producing the protein MVSPHRHVWFKPFARTGYAARGLVYIVIGFFAVLAAIGSGEQQGSRDALRTILATPFGDVTAILLMCGMVSYLIWRFIQAIFDTDDHGLGFKGAAIRGGLIASGVTYGILAVFTFGLWNGSQGDEGEGGGGSQIVDFIVSIVGSQAVSWALTAVFIGVGVSHIAKAVRKGYARHFEAPPRAMDFVHPIARTGLTARGLSFLVVAFLLFYRGLNAGDEGSPTPGVEDALDFVQGLPFGGFLLGAMGVGLMAFALYSILEAVWRRINVEDADAIG; encoded by the coding sequence ATGGTGTCTCCGCATCGCCACGTCTGGTTCAAGCCCTTCGCCCGAACTGGATACGCCGCCCGTGGGCTGGTCTACATCGTCATCGGCTTCTTCGCCGTTCTGGCCGCGATCGGCTCGGGCGAGCAGCAGGGATCGCGCGACGCGCTGCGCACGATCCTGGCTACGCCCTTCGGGGACGTGACGGCCATTCTTCTGATGTGCGGCATGGTCTCCTATCTCATCTGGCGCTTCATCCAGGCGATCTTCGATACGGACGATCACGGGTTGGGATTCAAGGGCGCTGCCATTCGCGGTGGCCTCATCGCATCCGGCGTGACCTATGGCATTCTCGCGGTCTTCACATTCGGGCTCTGGAACGGGTCGCAGGGCGACGAGGGTGAGGGCGGTGGTGGATCGCAGATCGTCGATTTCATCGTATCCATCGTCGGCAGCCAGGCGGTCTCCTGGGCGTTGACGGCCGTCTTCATCGGCGTCGGCGTCTCGCATATCGCGAAAGCAGTGCGAAAGGGCTACGCTCGACACTTTGAGGCGCCCCCTCGGGCAATGGACTTCGTACACCCCATCGCGCGCACGGGTCTGACCGCCCGCGGGCTCTCGTTTCTCGTCGTCGCGTTCCTGCTTTTCTATCGCGGCCTGAATGCCGGCGACGAAGGTTCGCCCACACCCGGTGTCGAGGATGCGCTCGATTTCGTTCAGGGTCTGCCCTTCGGCGGGTTCCTGCTGGGTGCGATGGGCGTCGGCCTCATGGCTTTCGCGCTCTATTCGATCCTCGAAGCCGTTTGGAGACGGATCAATGTCGAAGATGCCGATGCCATCGGGTGA
- a CDS encoding phosphatase PAP2 family protein has translation MRLTDLRSAVTLKALWPIALLAVLGAGIFVFLELAEEIMEGEGLDFDESLLLALRNPADTSDPLGPPWLEETALELTALGGYPVIGLLTLAVAGYLGVATRRWAAFYVLFSVAGGAILSTVLKSFFERPRPDLVEQLDVIHTASFPSGHAMVGTVTYLTLGALLIRYARSRAEVIYVATVVFVITVTIGLTRVYLGVHWPSDVIAGWALGLSWASIVWCAVALIENRRRLAELGIQARGYLHRNDKASL, from the coding sequence ATGCGACTGACAGATTTAAGATCGGCAGTGACCTTGAAGGCGTTGTGGCCCATCGCATTGTTGGCGGTGCTGGGCGCCGGAATTTTCGTTTTCCTCGAGCTCGCCGAAGAGATCATGGAGGGCGAGGGACTGGATTTCGACGAAAGCCTCCTTCTGGCTCTGCGCAATCCCGCGGATACGAGCGATCCACTCGGTCCGCCGTGGCTTGAAGAGACGGCGTTGGAATTGACTGCGCTCGGCGGCTATCCGGTGATCGGGCTTCTGACTCTTGCCGTCGCCGGCTACCTCGGCGTCGCGACGAGGCGCTGGGCTGCGTTCTACGTTCTGTTCTCGGTTGCAGGTGGCGCGATCCTCTCCACCGTACTCAAGTCTTTCTTCGAGCGGCCGCGGCCGGACCTCGTCGAGCAACTGGATGTCATCCACACGGCAAGTTTCCCCAGCGGCCATGCGATGGTCGGGACCGTCACCTATCTGACGCTCGGCGCGCTGCTCATCCGCTATGCGCGCAGCCGTGCCGAAGTGATATATGTCGCGACTGTCGTCTTCGTCATCACCGTCACGATCGGGCTGACGCGCGTTTATCTCGGTGTCCACTGGCCGAGCGACGTGATCGCCGGTTGGGCGCTCGGACTTTCCTGGGCCTCGATCGTCTGGTGCGCGGTCGCGTTGATCGAGAATCGCAGACGGCTTGCTGAACTGGGCATTCAGGCCCGTGGCTATCTTCACCGCAATGACAAGGCCTCGCTTTAA